In Mus caroli chromosome 9, CAROLI_EIJ_v1.1, whole genome shotgun sequence, a single window of DNA contains:
- the LOC110302103 gene encoding olfactory receptor 149-like, with translation MRNRSVVTQFILLGIPNTEGLETMLFVLFLSFYIFTLMGNLLILLAIISSSRLHTPMYFFLCKLSIFDIFFPSVSSPKMLFYLSGNSRAISYAGCVSQLFFYHFLGCTECFLYTVMAYDRFVAICYPLRYSIIMSHRVCAILATGTSFFGCIQATFLTTLTFQLPYCGPNEVDYYFCDIPVMLKLACADTSALEMVGFISVGLMPLSCFLLILTSYSCIVCSILQIRSAEGRRRAFSTCSAHLTAILLFYMPVVLIYLRPTPSPWLDATVQVLNNLVTPMLNPLIYSLRNKEVKSSLWKVLRKPAFAPEQL, from the coding sequence ATGAGGAATCGTTCCGTAGTGACTCAGTTTATCCTGCTCGGCATCCCAAACACAGAGGGTCTGGAAACTATGCTCTTTGTCCTGTTTTTGTCTTTCTACATCTTCACTCTGATGGGAAACTTATTAATCTTACTGGCAATTATCTCCTCCAGTCGGcttcacacccccatgtacttcttcctatGTAAATTGTctatttttgacatatttttccCTTCTGTGAGTTCTCCCAAGATGCTGTTctacctctcaggaaacagcagaGCCATCTCCTATGCAGGCTGTGTGAGCCAGCTCTTCTTCTACCACTTCCTTGGTTGTACCGAGTGTTTCCTGTACACAGTGATGGCATATGACCGTTTTGTGGCCATATGCTACCCATTACGCTACTCAATAATTATGAGTCACAGAGTATGTGCGATCCTGGCCACGGGGACATCCTTTTTTGGCTGCATTCAGGCTACTTTTCTGACCACTCTCACCTTCCAGTTGCCCTACTGTGGTCCCAATGAGGTGGACTACTACTTCTGTGATATCCCTGTGATGCTAAAATTGGCTTGTGCAGACACATCAGCCCTGGAGATGGTGGGGTTCATCAGTGTGGGCCTGATGCCGCTCAGTTgtttcctcctcatcctcacctCCTACAGCTGCATCGTCTGCTCTATTCTGCAGATCCGCTCTGCTGAGGGCCGTCGTAGAGCCTTCTCCACCTGCAGTGCCCACCTCACTGCCATCTTGCTTTTCTACATGCCTGTTGTCCTCATATACTTAAGACCAACTCCAAGCCCTTGGCTGGATGCAACTGTGCAGGTCTTAAATAATCTGGTCACTCCTATGCTAAACCCATTAATTTACAGTCTCAGGAATAAAGAGGTGAAATCATCACTGTGGAAGGTCTTACGTAAACCTGCCTTTGCTCCTGAGCAGTTGTAA